Proteins from a genomic interval of Methanofollis formosanus:
- a CDS encoding class I SAM-dependent DNA methyltransferase encodes MQNFRETTEESRCRWETNADYWDARMGDDSNFFHRTIVRPHTEQLLDITEGDLVLDIACGNGNFSQRLAEKGATVVAFDYSENLVAHAKRRRAAYPDTISFHICDATDGEQLLSLKQGRPFDKAVANMAIMDIADIEPLFRAVGDMLKPGGIFVFSTHHPCFVKPQDTYLTPCIHEGEAIRGQPVLQYYYHRSLQDIFQICFQAGFVIDGFYEEPDDDKEYPVIVIVRLRKQPKNLSCPS; translated from the coding sequence ATGCAGAATTTCCGGGAAACAACAGAAGAAAGCAGATGCCGCTGGGAGACCAATGCCGATTACTGGGATGCCCGAATGGGAGATGATTCCAATTTTTTTCACCGCACGATCGTGCGCCCCCATACGGAACAGTTGCTTGATATCACGGAGGGGGATCTGGTGCTGGACATCGCCTGCGGGAACGGCAATTTTTCTCAGAGACTTGCGGAGAAAGGAGCCACTGTCGTTGCGTTCGACTACAGCGAAAACCTGGTCGCCCACGCAAAAAGACGCCGGGCGGCATATCCGGATACGATCTCCTTCCATATCTGCGACGCCACGGACGGTGAGCAACTGCTGTCCCTGAAACAGGGGAGGCCTTTCGATAAGGCGGTCGCCAACATGGCGATCATGGACATCGCGGATATCGAGCCTCTGTTCAGGGCGGTCGGGGACATGCTGAAGCCAGGCGGGATATTTGTATTTTCGACGCATCATCCCTGCTTCGTAAAACCGCAGGATACCTACCTGACCCCATGCATCCATGAGGGTGAAGCAATCCGGGGACAACCGGTCCTGCAGTATTACTATCACAGGTCGTTGCAGGACATTTTCCAGATCTGTTTCCAGGCAGGCTTCGTGATAGACGGGTTTTATGAAGAGCCGGACGATGATAAGGAATACCCGGTCATCGTGATCGTGCGGCTGAGAAAACAGCCGAAAAATCTCAGTTGCCCTTCCTGA
- a CDS encoding class I SAM-dependent methyltransferase, whose amino-acid sequence MTARRTDEKRPDREQEPLRLWGRAAGRYAGDRSAASTFHASIYLPVVDVMLGDVRNKKILDAGCGNGKYAKKLASAGATVIGIDGSPEMIRLACRDNAHPLVMYAVTDLTRPLPVRSRSMDIVVANMVLMDLPEIETCTGEFSRILRDGGMFVFSITHPAFFCSDWVGDESGPRPYKMVRDYLHQKTESLDFWGETFHYHRPLSDYFRVLERNGLTVISLEEPVPHIGADETDPRILCHLRVPSFLVAKAALRKGN is encoded by the coding sequence TTGACAGCCAGACGCACGGATGAAAAACGTCCTGACCGGGAACAAGAACCGCTGAGGCTCTGGGGTCGTGCTGCGGGCAGGTATGCCGGCGACCGGTCGGCGGCCTCGACGTTTCACGCTTCGATCTACCTGCCGGTCGTCGATGTCATGCTCGGCGACGTGCGCAATAAAAAAATCCTTGACGCCGGGTGCGGAAACGGAAAGTATGCAAAAAAACTCGCGTCTGCGGGAGCGACTGTCATCGGGATCGACGGCTCTCCCGAAATGATCCGCCTGGCCTGCAGAGATAATGCGCACCCATTGGTCATGTACGCCGTCACGGATCTGACCCGGCCCCTCCCTGTACGGAGCAGGTCCATGGATATTGTTGTCGCAAACATGGTCCTGATGGATCTGCCGGAGATCGAGACCTGTACCGGCGAATTTTCCCGGATACTCAGGGACGGCGGCATGTTTGTCTTCTCCATCACGCACCCTGCATTCTTCTGCAGCGATTGGGTCGGCGACGAATCGGGTCCGCGGCCCTACAAAATGGTACGGGACTATCTCCACCAGAAGACCGAGAGCCTGGACTTCTGGGGCGAGACCTTTCATTATCATCGCCCCCTGTCTGATTATTTCCGGGTCCTCGAAAGAAACGGGCTGACGGTCATATCTCTTGAGGAACCCGTCCCGCATATTGGTGCAGACGAGACAGACCCCCGTATTCTCTGCCATCTGCGGGTTCCATCGTTTCTTGTCGCCAAAGCGGCACTCAGGAAGGGCAACTGA
- a CDS encoding beta-propeller domain-containing protein has product MNGWGGTVTGGLKVALFDVGNVSAPAVVDTAVIGTGMTQSPALADHKAFFFDERRGVLVLPVYDAEYRAPWTGAYVFTVSEESGIDHIGTIAHESSWEGRVERTVRFGETLATVSELSVVLTSLPDCSRAGAVVLGDSPAPPPVRTGAPVPPEVSV; this is encoded by the coding sequence GTGAACGGATGGGGCGGCACCGTCACCGGCGGCCTGAAGGTCGCCCTCTTCGACGTCGGCAATGTATCGGCCCCGGCCGTCGTCGATACCGCGGTCATCGGCACCGGCATGACACAATCCCCGGCCCTTGCCGACCACAAAGCCTTCTTCTTCGACGAGCGGCGCGGCGTCCTCGTCCTCCCGGTGTACGACGCGGAGTACCGGGCACCGTGGACCGGGGCCTACGTCTTTACCGTCTCTGAAGAGAGCGGCATCGACCATATCGGGACCATCGCTCACGAATCCTCCTGGGAAGGGCGGGTGGAGAGGACGGTGCGGTTCGGCGAGACCCTGGCCACCGTCTCCGAACTCTCTGTCGTCCTGACCTCGCTGCCCGACTGCAGCCGCGCCGGGGCGGTCGTCCTCGGGGACTCGCCCGCGCCCCCGCCGGTGCGGACCGGGGCACCCGTCCCCCCTGAGGTGAGTGTATGA
- a CDS encoding sensor histidine kinase has translation MDDPDLAAVLASLPMPVGVVDREGRVISANARFLSVPEETFSSPDFSAFLASAAEEGSASLSLCIGPDLCEVRGTVVPGSGGRRVTITLLPDTSAEHQAGKRLATVNAIIRATADPDTLAGVLTEVARLTVGLLDFDAGAVYLTDRSGGPARLQAYHGLYHLYFPETLGSDEWEAHWQTVFCEGRASYTEAYLGVPHEEGELGVYSVAAVPVLGPSGAVIGALAAASSSPHRFTPEEQETLEAIGREIGGFVHRAALTEDLAAAREEAEFYLDLMTHDINNANMVSLGSLDLLMEGLTGEERALAGQCLSGIRESCEIIKDVRVIRACRKEEPALRPVSLDRVVGAEAARLQGPEVSYEGNGMLVFADELLGRVFGNLFGNSVKFGGEKVCITVSAKEEGDRAVITVADNGPGIPDPAKPRVFERLYRSGSQKQGRGMGLYLAEVLVRRYGGEIRVGDRVPGRPGEGAAFSFTVRLADSGGRGGTVPS, from the coding sequence ATGGATGATCCCGACCTTGCCGCGGTGCTGGCGTCTCTCCCCATGCCTGTCGGCGTGGTCGACCGGGAAGGCCGGGTAATCAGCGCAAACGCGAGGTTTCTGTCGGTGCCGGAGGAAACGTTCTCTTCGCCGGACTTCTCGGCCTTCCTCGCCTCTGCCGCAGAGGAGGGTTCCGCATCTCTGTCACTCTGCATCGGTCCGGACCTCTGTGAGGTGCGGGGGACGGTCGTCCCGGGATCAGGAGGCCGCCGGGTGACCATCACCCTTCTGCCCGACACTTCTGCGGAGCACCAGGCCGGCAAACGTCTTGCCACCGTCAACGCCATCATCAGAGCGACCGCCGACCCCGACACTCTCGCCGGGGTCCTGACCGAGGTGGCGCGGCTGACCGTCGGGCTCCTCGACTTCGATGCCGGAGCGGTCTACCTCACCGACCGCTCAGGCGGACCGGCGCGGCTGCAGGCGTATCACGGCCTATACCATCTCTACTTCCCTGAAACTCTCGGTTCTGATGAGTGGGAAGCCCACTGGCAGACCGTCTTCTGCGAGGGCCGCGCCTCCTATACCGAGGCCTATCTCGGCGTCCCTCACGAGGAGGGGGAACTCGGGGTCTACTCGGTTGCGGCCGTCCCGGTGCTCGGGCCGTCGGGTGCGGTCATCGGGGCGCTTGCCGCCGCGAGCAGCAGCCCCCACCGCTTCACCCCTGAAGAGCAGGAGACGCTCGAGGCGATCGGTCGTGAGATCGGAGGGTTTGTTCACCGCGCCGCCCTCACCGAAGACCTCGCCGCCGCCCGCGAGGAGGCCGAGTTCTACCTCGACCTGATGACCCATGACATCAACAACGCCAATATGGTCTCGCTCGGGAGCCTGGACCTGCTCATGGAGGGACTTACCGGGGAGGAGCGCGCCCTCGCCGGGCAGTGTCTCTCCGGGATCAGGGAGAGTTGCGAGATCATCAAGGACGTCAGGGTGATCAGGGCGTGCCGGAAAGAGGAGCCGGCCCTCCGTCCGGTCTCGCTCGACCGGGTGGTCGGGGCCGAGGCCGCCCGTCTCCAGGGGCCTGAGGTCTCGTATGAAGGGAACGGCATGCTCGTCTTCGCCGACGAACTTCTCGGCCGGGTCTTTGGCAATCTCTTCGGCAACAGTGTCAAGTTCGGTGGAGAGAAGGTATGCATCACGGTCTCGGCGAAGGAGGAGGGAGACCGTGCGGTGATCACCGTCGCGGACAACGGTCCCGGTATCCCGGACCCGGCCAAGCCCCGGGTCTTCGAACGACTGTACCGCAGCGGCTCGCAGAAGCAGGGGCGGGGAATGGGACTATATCTTGCCGAGGTGCTGGTCAGGCGATACGGCGGCGAGATCCGGGTCGGCGACCGCGTGCCGGGCCGGCCCGGGGAAGGGGCCGCCTTCTCCTTCACGGTGCGCCTGGCCGATTCCGGCGGCCGGGGCGGTACTGTCCCATCATAA
- a CDS encoding DNA methyltransferase: MRPTSLDDYLEEFIAADGTPTCRDEATCGGVTVPRYTNEFWTARQRQASSIHEVSYRACFKPQLPRFFVELLTDPGDRVYDPFSGRGTTAVEAALLGRRVVANDANPLSGILARPRLSPPDLDEVRARLEEIPRGTGLCAGTDLSMFYHPETEGELVALRAYLIGRGDEEDDIDRWIRMVATTRLTGHSKGFFSVYTLPPNQAVSPESQRRINKKRGQVPEYRDTHALILRKSRRLLGRMSEDDRAALRRAGEDALFFTGDAASTPRIPSESVALTVTSPPFLDIVQYARDNWLRCWFNGLDAAAIGEGITMARTVEEWTETMGRVFAELFRVTRPGGRVAFEVGEVRNGSVSLDEHVVPLGVTAGFLPEGVMVNTQVFTKTSNIWGIRNNRGGTNTNRIVLFRKPGHC; this comes from the coding sequence ATGCGACCGACCTCCCTCGACGACTACCTTGAGGAGTTCATCGCGGCCGACGGGACGCCGACCTGCCGCGACGAGGCGACCTGCGGCGGCGTGACGGTCCCGCGGTATACCAACGAGTTCTGGACGGCGCGGCAGAGGCAGGCGTCGTCGATCCATGAGGTCTCGTACCGGGCGTGCTTCAAGCCCCAACTCCCGCGGTTTTTCGTCGAGCTCCTGACCGATCCGGGCGACCGGGTCTACGACCCCTTCAGCGGCCGGGGGACGACGGCGGTGGAGGCCGCGCTGCTCGGCCGGCGGGTCGTCGCAAACGACGCCAACCCGCTCTCCGGGATCCTGGCGCGGCCCCGCCTCTCCCCGCCCGACCTCGACGAGGTGCGAGCGCGGCTGGAGGAGATTCCGCGGGGCACGGGGTTGTGCGCCGGGACCGACCTCTCGATGTTCTATCACCCGGAGACCGAGGGGGAACTGGTGGCCCTCCGTGCGTACCTGATCGGGAGGGGCGACGAGGAGGACGACATCGACCGCTGGATCAGGATGGTGGCGACCACCAGGCTCACCGGCCACTCGAAAGGCTTCTTCTCGGTCTACACCCTCCCGCCCAACCAGGCGGTCTCGCCCGAGAGCCAGCGGCGGATCAACAAAAAGCGCGGGCAGGTGCCTGAATACCGCGACACCCACGCCCTCATCCTCAGGAAGTCCAGGCGGCTCCTCGGGCGGATGAGCGAGGACGACCGTGCGGCCCTCCGCCGCGCCGGCGAAGACGCTCTCTTTTTCACCGGCGACGCCGCCTCGACGCCCCGCATCCCTTCCGAATCGGTTGCCCTCACCGTCACCTCGCCTCCCTTCCTCGATATCGTCCAGTATGCGCGGGACAACTGGCTCAGGTGCTGGTTCAACGGCCTGGACGCCGCGGCGATCGGGGAGGGGATCACCATGGCCAGGACCGTCGAGGAGTGGACGGAGACGATGGGCCGGGTCTTTGCCGAACTCTTCCGGGTGACGAGGCCGGGCGGCCGGGTCGCCTTCGAGGTCGGGGAGGTGCGCAACGGCAGCGTCTCCCTGGACGAACACGTCGTCCCGCTCGGGGTGACGGCCGGGTTCCTGCCCGAGGGCGTGATGGTCAACACCCAGGTCTTCACCAAGACCTCCAACATCTGGGGGATCAGGAACAACCGGGGCGGGACGAACACGAACCGGATCGTTCTCTTCAGGAAACCGGGGCACTGTTGA
- a CDS encoding class I SAM-dependent methyltransferase: MRSPSSPACAGADVTSLDISTGMLDRLRETARNEGLTINAIECSWWTADIDRLGFRGAFDLVIASMTPGVRDVETFDRMMACSKRFCYYSNFVGRGSDTAHQEIFRNILGEEPRGHAHGPGLLYPFMYLYAPGYRPIVKFNHMSRNREQGWVEAAEAAIDFLGNERVLSDDAREKIREYYRDASPDGTYRSEAEVYTGMMVWSVTNRDGT, translated from the coding sequence ATCCGTTCACCGTCGTCTCCCGCCTGCGCCGGTGCGGACGTCACCTCCCTCGACATCTCGACGGGGATGCTCGACCGCCTCAGGGAAACCGCCCGAAACGAGGGCCTGACCATCAACGCGATCGAGTGTTCCTGGTGGACGGCCGATATCGACAGACTCGGGTTCAGGGGCGCGTTCGACCTCGTGATCGCGTCCATGACGCCCGGCGTCAGGGATGTCGAGACCTTCGACCGCATGATGGCATGCTCGAAGCGGTTCTGCTATTATAGCAACTTCGTCGGGAGGGGTTCGGACACCGCCCACCAGGAGATTTTCAGAAATATTCTGGGCGAGGAGCCGCGTGGCCATGCCCACGGGCCTGGACTGCTGTACCCCTTCATGTACCTCTACGCGCCTGGTTACCGGCCGATCGTGAAGTTCAATCACATGTCACGAAACCGTGAGCAGGGCTGGGTCGAAGCCGCTGAAGCGGCAATTGACTTCCTGGGGAACGAACGGGTTCTTTCCGACGACGCCAGGGAAAAGATCAGGGAGTATTACAGGGATGCCTCGCCCGACGGCACGTATCGTTCCGAAGCAGAGGTCTACACCGGCATGATGGTCTGGTCTGTCACGAACAGGGACGGAACATGA
- a CDS encoding Clp1/GlmU family protein: MAIQVPEWEELARALTRRGAAGTVYLLGATDTGKTTLASFLLDTLGERTAYLDADAGQAALGPPGTLGVALPGGEVRLRFTGALTPTRALDETFKALEDLLGAAYAAGAETVIVDSCGYVEGRGGVAFQRRSVATLRPDHIVAIQREKELEPVLGPFKGRFGPKFHRIPPSSHAKERSRGERRRYREKRFAAYMEGAVRTRLSPDLQVRGEVPEDPTGTAAAVCDAAGWALAVGVVEAIDEEGITFLAPPPVPGVPAYLMMGQYRPGRRNRPGAP; this comes from the coding sequence ATGGCGATCCAGGTACCGGAATGGGAGGAACTGGCCCGGGCCCTCACCCGGCGAGGAGCGGCGGGCACCGTCTATCTCCTCGGGGCCACCGACACCGGCAAGACTACCCTGGCCTCTTTTCTCCTCGACACCCTCGGGGAGAGGACGGCCTATCTGGACGCCGACGCCGGTCAGGCCGCCCTCGGACCGCCTGGAACGCTCGGCGTCGCCCTGCCCGGCGGCGAGGTCAGGCTCCGTTTCACCGGCGCGCTCACCCCGACACGGGCGCTGGACGAGACCTTCAAGGCCCTCGAAGACCTGCTCGGAGCGGCATATGCGGCGGGCGCGGAGACGGTGATCGTCGACTCCTGCGGCTATGTGGAGGGGCGGGGCGGGGTCGCCTTCCAGCGCCGTTCGGTGGCGACCCTCAGGCCCGACCATATCGTCGCCATCCAGCGAGAGAAGGAACTCGAACCGGTCCTCGGGCCGTTCAAGGGGCGGTTCGGCCCGAAGTTTCACCGGATTCCTCCCTCGTCCCATGCAAAAGAGCGGTCAAGAGGCGAGCGACGGCGGTACCGCGAAAAACGTTTTGCAGCCTATATGGAAGGTGCGGTCAGGACACGTCTCTCTCCCGACCTCCAGGTCAGAGGAGAGGTGCCCGAAGACCCGACCGGGACGGCCGCCGCGGTCTGCGACGCCGCGGGGTGGGCCCTTGCCGTCGGGGTCGTCGAGGCGATCGACGAGGAGGGGATCACGTTCCTGGCCCCGCCGCCTGTCCCCGGCGTACCGGCCTATCTTATGATGGGACAGTACCGCCCCGGCCGCCGGAATCGGCCAGGCGCACCGTGA
- a CDS encoding class I SAM-dependent methyltransferase codes for MQSLSSSWSKEIQTAETLYATRDIKFQEEYRRPLLSAMGLKDGIRILDVGCGPGLLVHRLGTLLKQSNIFGIDHDADFIAFARMKTKPQTNICTFLVGDTLSLPFPDNSFDAVTSHTILGRKIFP; via the coding sequence ATGCAATCCCTTTCTTCGTCATGGTCCAAAGAGATCCAGACTGCTGAAACCCTCTATGCCACCAGGGACATAAAATTCCAGGAAGAGTATCGCCGGCCTCTCCTTTCGGCGATGGGTCTTAAAGACGGGATCCGGATCCTCGACGTCGGCTGCGGGCCCGGCCTCCTCGTTCACCGACTCGGTACATTGCTAAAGCAAAGCAACATATTCGGCATTGATCACGATGCGGATTTTATTGCTTTTGCACGAATGAAAACGAAACCGCAGACAAATATCTGCACTTTTCTTGTCGGAGACACGCTTTCACTTCCATTTCCTGATAACAGTTTTGACGCCGTGACTTCCCATACGATCTTAGGCAGGAAGATATTTCCCTAA
- a CDS encoding beta-propeller domain-containing protein, giving the protein MDRWILMPLLGAALIILVGGLALFLPDAGGEIEESGLRAFSSDDEVIGFLKEHVRDRASGYGGDIMPNTATEGMMPPTAAPAESAGAGDHSSTNVQVPGVDEADIVKNDGEYLYMLRDGGFVVVRAVPPDEAAVVARIAVDGRPRALFLEGDRLVVFTEVVEDDLVTPEGSVAPVPVHRTVTRAEIWSVKDRADPRIIDTVTITGGFEDARLIDGEVWLMTVEHPGAPVYPLPEAGGVRPPIYTPPVPQHSYAFHTLASFPVAGGREASAVSFLLGEGGTMYVSEKNLYLAYHDRPAGRSVLHRFALTSGGAAYAATGMVNGTVKNQFSMDEAGDTLRVTTTSFQGESTSGVYLLDDRMEVRGALEGIAPGERIYASRFIGDRLYLVTFKQIDPLFVIDLSGAKPAVLGALKIPGYSEYLHPCGDHCLIGVGRETTVNEWGGTVTGGLKVALFDVGNVSAPAVIDTAVIGTGMTQSPALADHKAFFFDERRGVLVLPVYDAEYRAPWTGAYVFTVSEESGIDHIGTIAHESSWEGRVERTVRFGETLATVSELSVVLTDLPDCTRTGSVVLGESSVLPPPVMTPAPSLPAETSYIQETSQ; this is encoded by the coding sequence ATGGACCGCTGGATCCTCATGCCCCTTCTCGGGGCCGCCCTGATCATCCTCGTAGGAGGCCTTGCGCTCTTTCTCCCCGACGCCGGAGGGGAGATCGAAGAGAGCGGGCTGCGCGCCTTCTCCTCCGACGACGAGGTGATCGGTTTTCTCAAAGAGCATGTCCGTGACCGGGCGAGCGGTTATGGGGGCGATATCATGCCCAATACGGCGACCGAGGGCATGATGCCCCCTACGGCGGCGCCGGCCGAGTCCGCCGGGGCCGGCGACCATTCCTCGACGAACGTCCAGGTCCCCGGGGTGGACGAGGCCGACATCGTCAAGAACGACGGGGAATATCTCTACATGCTCAGGGACGGGGGGTTCGTCGTCGTCCGCGCCGTCCCACCCGATGAAGCGGCCGTCGTCGCCCGGATCGCCGTGGACGGTCGGCCCCGGGCCCTCTTCCTGGAAGGCGACCGTCTCGTCGTCTTCACCGAGGTGGTGGAGGACGACCTCGTCACCCCCGAGGGGAGCGTCGCCCCGGTGCCGGTGCACCGGACCGTGACCCGGGCCGAGATCTGGTCGGTGAAAGACCGGGCAGACCCCCGGATCATCGACACCGTCACCATCACCGGCGGCTTTGAAGATGCGCGACTCATCGACGGCGAGGTCTGGCTCATGACCGTGGAACACCCCGGCGCTCCGGTCTATCCTCTGCCCGAGGCAGGTGGAGTCCGTCCGCCGATCTACACCCCGCCCGTGCCCCAGCACTCCTACGCCTTCCACACCCTCGCCTCCTTCCCGGTCGCGGGCGGGCGCGAGGCGTCGGCGGTCTCGTTCCTCCTCGGCGAGGGAGGGACGATGTATGTCTCCGAAAAGAACCTCTATCTCGCCTATCATGACCGTCCGGCAGGCCGGTCGGTCCTCCACCGCTTCGCCCTCACCTCCGGCGGTGCCGCCTATGCCGCGACCGGCATGGTCAACGGTACGGTGAAGAACCAGTTCTCGATGGACGAGGCCGGTGACACCCTCAGGGTGACGACGACCTCCTTCCAGGGGGAGAGCACAAGCGGGGTCTATCTCCTCGACGACCGGATGGAGGTGCGGGGAGCCCTCGAGGGGATCGCTCCGGGCGAACGGATCTATGCGTCCCGTTTCATCGGCGACCGCCTCTACCTCGTCACCTTCAAACAGATCGACCCCCTCTTCGTCATCGACCTCTCCGGGGCGAAGCCCGCGGTCCTCGGCGCCCTGAAGATCCCGGGCTACTCCGAATATCTCCACCCCTGCGGCGACCACTGCCTCATCGGCGTCGGTCGGGAGACGACGGTGAACGAGTGGGGCGGCACCGTCACCGGCGGCCTGAAGGTCGCCCTCTTCGACGTCGGCAATGTCTCGGCCCCGGCCGTCATCGACACGGCGGTCATCGGCACCGGCATGACACAATCCCCGGCCCTTGCCGACCACAAAGCCTTCTTCTTCGACGAGCGGCGCGGCGTCCTCGTCCTCCCGGTGTACGACGCGGAGTACCGGGCACCGTGGACCGGGGCCTACGTCTTTACCGTCTCTGAAGAGAGCGGCATCGACCATATCGGGACCATCGCTCACGAATCCTCCTGGGAAGGGCGGGTGGAGAGGACGGTGCGGTTCGGCGAGACCCTGGCCACCGTCTCCGAACTCTCCGTCGTCCTGACCGACCTCCCGGACTGCACCCGCACGGGTTCGGTCGTCCTCGGGGAGTCGAGTGTGCTGCCCCCGCCGGTGATGACCCCCGCACCGTCCCTCCCTGCCGAAACGTCGTACATCCAGGAAACATCACAATAA
- a CDS encoding CBS domain-containing protein, translated as MEKMTLMDCCQVPVVTVPPETPVYDAARIMAEQNVGSIVVVEEKKPVGILTDRDVTVRVTAEGLDPTQVPVRAVMTGDLMVLPAAAGLYEALGKARERNVRRVPVVDDQGALTGIITVDDIIALLAEEMGRIAEVIRAGRPKI; from the coding sequence ATGGAAAAGATGACACTGATGGACTGCTGTCAGGTGCCGGTGGTGACGGTCCCGCCCGAGACCCCGGTCTACGACGCCGCCAGGATCATGGCCGAGCAGAATGTGGGGAGCATCGTCGTGGTGGAGGAGAAGAAACCGGTCGGGATCCTCACCGACCGCGACGTCACCGTTCGGGTCACCGCCGAGGGCCTGGACCCGACGCAGGTGCCGGTCCGTGCCGTGATGACCGGAGACCTCATGGTCCTCCCGGCCGCCGCCGGCCTGTACGAGGCGCTGGGGAAGGCGCGGGAACGGAATGTCAGGCGTGTGCCGGTGGTGGACGATCAGGGCGCCCTCACCGGGATCATCACGGTCGACGATATCATCGCGCTGCTCGCGGAGGAGATGGGCCGGATCGCGGAGGTGATCAGGGCGGGCCGGCCGAAGATCTGA
- a CDS encoding class I SAM-dependent methyltransferase gives MTGFFSGKAAYYAKYRKGYPAEMFDCITSRLSLMPSSEVLDLGCGTGNMAIPLARQGFHVYAVDPEPEMLAEGKRCERDVSVTRPISWLIGADTTIGRMSFPPLRLCTMGLSFHWMDRPTVLRTLDGLIEPGGGIACVDRNDSLFSHLGSGWGCVVYEVLREILGESWDSSGLKHRQMERHENFFLESPFPVVEEYTFPVQEEMTIDRIIGLILSQSYIDPVLLAERNAEFRDRLTRRLLEIEPSGKFTEMFTVHLILATRE, from the coding sequence ATGACAGGCTTCTTCTCAGGAAAAGCTGCGTATTATGCGAAGTACCGGAAAGGATACCCGGCAGAGATGTTCGATTGCATCACCTCCCGGTTGAGTCTCATGCCTTCATCGGAGGTTCTCGATCTCGGTTGCGGAACAGGAAACATGGCTATTCCGCTCGCACGGCAGGGTTTCCACGTCTATGCCGTCGATCCCGAACCTGAGATGCTTGCCGAGGGCAAACGGTGCGAACGCGATGTGTCTGTCACCCGTCCCATCTCCTGGTTGATCGGGGCCGATACAACCATAGGCAGGATGAGTTTTCCGCCGCTACGCCTCTGTACGATGGGCCTCAGTTTTCACTGGATGGACAGGCCGACGGTACTCCGGACACTCGACGGTCTGATCGAGCCGGGCGGCGGGATCGCATGCGTGGACAGGAATGACAGTCTCTTTTCGCACCTCGGGAGCGGATGGGGCTGTGTGGTGTATGAAGTGCTTCGGGAGATACTGGGGGAATCCTGGGATTCCTCAGGACTCAAACACAGGCAGATGGAGCGGCACGAAAATTTCTTTCTAGAATCGCCGTTCCCGGTTGTCGAAGAGTACACATTCCCGGTTCAGGAAGAGATGACCATCGACAGGATTATCGGCCTTATATTGAGCCAGTCCTACATCGATCCTGTTCTGCTTGCGGAGCGAAACGCGGAGTTCAGGGACCGGCTAACCCGACGCCTTCTCGAAATCGAACCTTCGGGAAAGTTCACCGAAATGTTCACGGTCCACCTCATACTCGCGACGCGAGAGTGA